In Halomonas alkalicola, the following proteins share a genomic window:
- a CDS encoding coniferyl aldehyde dehydrogenase, which translates to MTDARELQAQFDAQRRAFAAEPYPTLATRRERLARLATLTRRHRDEIIAAIGEDFGHRAEAESRLAEIATVLQAVRHARRHLRRWMRPRRAAVPWRLQPGRARVHRQPLGVVGIIAPSNYPWNLAWLPAVDALAAGNRVLIKPSEHTPATSALMARLAERYFDPAELAVVPGDVETARAFSALPFDHLLFTGNARIGREVARAAAAHLTPITLELGGKTPAIIGPDADLSHAAERIAFGKWLNAGQTCIAPDHVLIDASRLGDFIEAMRRVVNDFYPRGTAGEDYTAVPGEHQRARLEAMLDEARDHGCRMIALGERVELPGGGAKLPPTLVIDPNEGLALMQEEIFGPWLPVLGVRDFDAALAHVNAGPRPLALYAFTDDAERRRRVLETTHSGGVVFNDTLWHNAVPALPFGGVGESGMGAYQGEAGFLRFSLERSVFLQARRNAVGLLNPPYRRWLLRLLGL; encoded by the coding sequence ATGACCGATGCCCGCGAGCTGCAGGCGCAGTTCGATGCCCAGCGTCGCGCCTTCGCGGCCGAGCCCTACCCGACGCTTGCCACCCGCCGCGAACGCCTGGCCCGGCTGGCGACCCTGACCCGGCGCCACCGCGACGAGATCATCGCCGCCATCGGCGAGGACTTTGGCCACCGCGCCGAAGCCGAGAGCCGGCTGGCCGAGATCGCCACCGTGCTCCAGGCGGTGCGCCATGCGCGGCGCCACCTGCGCCGCTGGATGCGCCCCCGCCGCGCCGCCGTGCCCTGGCGGCTCCAGCCGGGGCGGGCCCGGGTGCACCGCCAGCCGCTGGGGGTGGTGGGCATCATCGCCCCCTCCAACTACCCCTGGAACCTCGCCTGGCTGCCGGCGGTGGACGCCCTGGCCGCCGGCAACCGGGTGCTGATCAAGCCCAGCGAGCACACCCCCGCCACCAGCGCGCTGATGGCGCGCCTAGCCGAGCGCTACTTCGACCCCGCCGAGCTCGCCGTGGTCCCGGGCGACGTGGAGACGGCCCGCGCCTTCTCGGCGCTGCCCTTCGATCACCTGCTGTTCACCGGCAATGCGCGCATCGGCCGCGAGGTAGCCCGGGCCGCCGCCGCCCACCTGACCCCCATCACCCTGGAGCTGGGCGGCAAGACCCCGGCCATCATCGGCCCCGATGCCGACCTGTCGCATGCCGCCGAGCGCATCGCCTTCGGCAAGTGGCTCAACGCTGGCCAGACCTGCATCGCCCCCGACCACGTGCTGATCGACGCCTCCCGGCTCGGCGACTTCATCGAGGCGATGCGCCGAGTGGTCAACGACTTCTACCCTCGGGGCACCGCCGGTGAGGACTACACCGCCGTGCCGGGAGAGCATCAGCGCGCACGGCTCGAGGCCATGCTCGACGAGGCCCGCGACCACGGCTGCCGGATGATCGCCCTGGGCGAGCGCGTCGAGCTGCCGGGCGGCGGGGCCAAGCTGCCGCCGACCCTGGTGATCGACCCCAACGAGGGCCTGGCCCTGATGCAGGAGGAGATCTTCGGCCCCTGGCTGCCGGTCCTCGGCGTGCGCGACTTCGATGCCGCCCTGGCCCACGTCAACGCCGGGCCGCGGCCGCTGGCACTCTACGCCTTCACCGACGACGCCGAGCGGCGCCGCCGGGTGCTTGAGACCACCCACTCCGGCGGCGTGGTCTTCAACGACACCCTCTGGCACAACGCCGTTCCGGCACTGCCCTTCGGCGGCGTGGGCGAGAGCGGCATGGGCGCCTACCAGGGCGAGGCCGGCTTCCTGCGCTTCAGCCTCGAGCGCAGCGTCTTCCTCCAGGCGCGACGCAACGCCGTGGGCCTGCTCAACCCGCCCTACCGGCGCTGGCTGCTCAGGCTGCTGGGGCTGTGA
- a CDS encoding GNAT family N-acetyltransferase codes for MSSLVLQELPAIEAVPAAAWNALVGDDHPFLRHEFLHALEASGSVSPATGWVPRHLTLWQGERLVGAMPHYLKHHSFGEYVFDWSWADAWERAGGRYYPKGLTAIPYTPAPGPRLALAEGIDPLAAREALAMAWEGRGEGVASELSSWHLLFAEEAEVAAWQAARPGLLARHGVQFQWRDAGYGDFEGFLAAMTSKRRKAIRRERRLVADQGLTLHRLEGEEIDAAALEHFFRCYEITYLERGRHGYLNPDFFRRLRATMPESLLLVQARLEGRPVAAALCLQGARTLYGRYWGSEVMADCLHFEACYYQGIEHCLARGLTLFDPGTQGEHKLARGFAPRLLTSLHHIADPRLRDAVARFCAEERAQIRAYCAAATQALPFRA; via the coding sequence ATGTCCTCGCTTGTGTTGCAAGAACTCCCCGCCATCGAGGCGGTGCCGGCCGCGGCCTGGAACGCCCTGGTCGGCGATGACCACCCCTTCCTGCGTCACGAGTTCCTGCATGCCCTGGAGGCGAGCGGCTCGGTGAGCCCGGCCACCGGCTGGGTGCCGCGCCACCTGACCCTCTGGCAGGGCGAGCGCCTGGTGGGGGCGATGCCCCACTACCTCAAGCACCACTCCTTCGGGGAGTACGTCTTCGACTGGAGCTGGGCCGATGCCTGGGAGCGCGCCGGCGGGCGCTACTATCCCAAGGGGCTCACCGCCATTCCCTACACCCCAGCGCCCGGGCCGCGGCTGGCGCTGGCCGAGGGCATCGACCCGCTGGCCGCCCGTGAGGCCCTGGCCATGGCCTGGGAGGGGCGCGGGGAAGGCGTGGCCAGCGAGCTCTCCAGCTGGCACCTGCTGTTTGCCGAGGAGGCCGAGGTGGCCGCCTGGCAGGCAGCGCGCCCCGGGCTGCTGGCCCGCCACGGGGTGCAGTTCCAGTGGCGCGACGCCGGCTACGGCGACTTCGAGGGCTTCCTGGCCGCGATGACCTCCAAGCGGCGCAAGGCGATCCGCCGCGAGCGGCGCCTCGTCGCCGACCAGGGGCTGACGCTGCATCGCCTCGAAGGGGAGGAGATCGACGCGGCGGCCCTCGAGCACTTCTTTCGCTGCTACGAGATCACCTACCTGGAGCGGGGGCGCCACGGCTACCTCAACCCGGACTTCTTCCGCCGGCTGCGCGCCACCATGCCGGAGAGCCTGCTGCTGGTGCAGGCGCGGCTCGAGGGCCGGCCGGTGGCCGCGGCGCTCTGCCTGCAGGGCGCGCGCACCCTCTACGGCCGCTACTGGGGCAGCGAGGTGATGGCCGACTGCCTGCACTTCGAGGCCTGCTACTACCAGGGCATCGAGCACTGCCTGGCCCGGGGGCTGACCCTCTTCGACCCCGGCACCCAGGGAGAGCACAAGCTGGCCCGGGGCTTCGCGCCGCGCCTGCTCACCTCGCTTCACCATATCGCCGACCCCCGCCTGCGCGACGCCGTGGCGCGTTTCTGCGCCGAGGAGCGCGCCCAGATCCGCGCCTATTGCGCCGCCGCGACGCAGGCGCTGCCGTTCAGGGCGTGA
- the ftsB gene encoding cell division protein FtsB, which yields MLKWLAIVLLVLLALLQYRLWLGEGGIRDLGEVRERVAALEAANKPLRDRNARLGAEVLDLKTGLDAIEERSRSDIGMVRAEEYFFWVPGVAVEAVPVVNPAPAVSLEASR from the coding sequence ATGCTCAAGTGGTTGGCCATCGTGCTGCTGGTCCTGCTCGCCCTGCTGCAGTATCGCCTGTGGCTGGGTGAGGGGGGCATCCGCGACCTCGGCGAGGTGCGCGAGCGGGTGGCGGCCCTGGAGGCGGCCAACAAGCCGCTACGCGACCGCAACGCCCGCCTGGGCGCCGAGGTGCTGGACCTCAAGACCGGCCTGGATGCCATCGAGGAGCGCAGCCGCAGCGACATCGGCATGGTGCGCGCCGAGGAGTACTTCTTCTGGGTGCCGGGCGTGGCGGTGGAGGCCGTCCCGGTGGTCAATCCCGCGCCGGCGGTGAGCCTGGAGGCCAGCCGATGA
- the ispD gene encoding 2-C-methyl-D-erythritol 4-phosphate cytidylyltransferase codes for MSVAPWLVVPAAGQGRRMGADRPKQYLAIDGRPVLAHTLARLHAAFPAARLCLCLDPEDARFDPAWVPFAEWRRVPGGAERVDSVASALAAIAGEAGDDDLVLVHDVARPCVTVADLVRLHAVLADDPVGGLLAAPVADTMKRDDGAGRVATTEPRAGLWHALTPQGFRYGLLRRALTAAREAGVAVTDEASAVEALGRFPRLVSGRRDNLKITHPEDLALAGQILAAQRQATASGEQDKAPSGALER; via the coding sequence ATGAGCGTGGCGCCCTGGCTGGTGGTGCCCGCGGCGGGGCAGGGGCGACGCATGGGGGCCGATCGCCCCAAGCAGTACCTGGCGATCGACGGCCGCCCGGTGCTGGCCCACACCCTGGCGCGTCTGCATGCCGCCTTTCCCGCGGCGCGCCTCTGCCTCTGTCTGGACCCCGAGGATGCCCGCTTCGACCCGGCCTGGGTGCCCTTCGCCGAGTGGCGCCGGGTGCCCGGCGGTGCCGAGCGGGTCGACTCGGTGGCCAGCGCCCTGGCGGCCATCGCGGGCGAGGCCGGCGACGATGACCTGGTGCTGGTCCATGACGTGGCGCGCCCCTGCGTGACCGTGGCGGATCTTGTCCGCCTTCACGCCGTGCTGGCGGACGATCCGGTGGGTGGCCTCCTGGCCGCCCCGGTGGCCGACACCATGAAGCGCGATGACGGCGCCGGTCGAGTCGCTACTACCGAGCCTCGCGCCGGCCTCTGGCACGCCTTGACCCCTCAGGGCTTCCGCTACGGCCTGCTGCGCCGGGCGCTGACGGCGGCGCGGGAAGCCGGCGTGGCGGTCACCGACGAGGCTTCGGCGGTGGAGGCGCTGGGACGCTTCCCGCGGCTGGTCAGCGGGCGTCGCGACAACCTCAAGATCACCCATCCCGAGGACCTGGCCCTGGCCGGGCAGATCCTGGCTGCCCAGCGCCAGGCGACGGCCTCGGGCGAGCAGGACAAGGCGCCTTCCGGCGCACTGGAGAGATGA
- the ispF gene encoding 2-C-methyl-D-erythritol 2,4-cyclodiphosphate synthase: protein MRIGHGFDVHRFGEGDHLMIGGVAVPFDHGFVAHSDGDVLLHAVSDALLGACALGDFGRHFPDTDPAWKGADSRVLLRHVVGLVRKAGYRVGNLDATLMAQAPKMAPHIAAMAATIAEDLGVEVGAVNVKATTTERLGFTGRGEGIAAEAVVLLLPAALVAEGERAGE, encoded by the coding sequence ATGCGCATCGGCCACGGCTTCGACGTCCACCGCTTCGGCGAAGGCGACCACCTGATGATCGGCGGCGTCGCCGTTCCCTTCGACCACGGCTTTGTCGCCCACTCCGACGGCGACGTGCTGCTGCACGCCGTCAGCGATGCCCTGCTGGGCGCCTGCGCCCTGGGCGACTTCGGTCGCCACTTTCCCGACACCGACCCGGCCTGGAAGGGGGCCGACAGCCGCGTGCTGTTGCGCCACGTGGTGGGCCTGGTGCGTAAGGCCGGCTACCGGGTCGGCAACCTGGACGCCACCCTGATGGCCCAGGCGCCGAAGATGGCCCCGCACATCGCGGCCATGGCCGCCACCATCGCCGAGGATCTCGGCGTCGAGGTCGGCGCGGTCAACGTCAAGGCCACCACCACCGAACGCCTGGGCTTCACCGGGCGCGGCGAGGGGATCGCCGCCGAGGCGGTGGTGCTGCTGCTGCCCGCGGCCCTCGTCGCTGAGGGAGAGCGCGCCGGTGAGTGA
- the truD gene encoding tRNA pseudouridine(13) synthase TruD, with product MSDTDARREPDAIAWPPSWPRVLDADFGPPPAGEYRATPEDFQVAEVLDFAPEGQGEHLWLHVEKRDLTTAMAVRELARLCEVSPRDVGYSGMKDRVAVTRQWLSVQLPGREAPTGLAEALAERGIRVLAEARHPRKLKRGVHRANRFRLRITGPAVADPTLEARWARLVEQGVANYFGPQRFGPDGRNLQRARSLLARGWRKRDDRDGMMLSAARSFLFNEQLAERVHDGSWHRLLPGEVAILDGTASQFTLETPDAELEARAARLDLHGSGVLWGVGGSVAAGEALDREARLAERYPALCAGLERAGVRLARRALRLRLGEPTLTRGEGELWLAFSLPRGAFATAVLRELIAHPTL from the coding sequence GTGAGTGACACCGACGCCCGGCGCGAGCCGGATGCCATCGCCTGGCCGCCGAGCTGGCCGCGGGTGCTCGACGCCGACTTCGGCCCGCCGCCGGCGGGGGAGTATCGCGCCACCCCCGAGGATTTCCAGGTCGCCGAGGTGCTCGACTTCGCCCCGGAGGGGCAGGGCGAGCACCTCTGGCTGCACGTCGAGAAGCGCGACCTGACCACCGCCATGGCGGTGCGCGAGCTGGCCCGGCTGTGCGAGGTCTCGCCCCGCGACGTCGGCTACTCCGGCATGAAGGATCGCGTCGCCGTCACCCGTCAGTGGCTCTCGGTGCAGCTGCCCGGGCGCGAGGCCCCGACAGGGCTCGCCGAGGCGCTGGCCGAGCGCGGCATCCGCGTGCTGGCCGAGGCGCGCCATCCCCGCAAGCTCAAGCGCGGCGTGCACCGCGCCAATCGCTTTCGCCTGCGGATCACCGGCCCCGCGGTGGCCGACCCTACCCTCGAGGCGCGCTGGGCGCGGCTGGTGGAGCAGGGCGTGGCCAACTATTTCGGGCCCCAGCGCTTCGGGCCGGATGGCCGCAACCTGCAGCGTGCCCGCTCGCTGCTGGCCCGCGGCTGGCGCAAGCGCGATGACCGCGACGGCATGATGCTCTCCGCGGCGCGCAGCTTCCTGTTCAACGAGCAGCTGGCCGAGCGCGTCCACGACGGCAGCTGGCACCGCCTGCTGCCCGGCGAGGTGGCGATCCTCGACGGCACCGCCAGCCAGTTCACCCTGGAGACGCCGGATGCCGAGCTCGAGGCTCGGGCGGCCCGGCTCGACCTGCACGGAAGCGGCGTGCTGTGGGGCGTCGGCGGCTCCGTGGCGGCCGGCGAGGCGCTGGACCGGGAGGCCCGGCTGGCCGAGCGCTACCCGGCGCTCTGCGCGGGCCTCGAGCGCGCCGGCGTGCGCCTGGCGCGACGCGCGCTGCGCCTGCGCCTCGGCGAGCCGACCCTGACCCGCGGCGAGGGCGAGCTGTGGCTCGCCTTCAGCCTGCCGCGAGGCGCCTTCGCCACCGCCGTGCTGCGCGAGCTGATCGCCCACCCCACCCTGTGA
- the surE gene encoding 5'/3'-nucleotidase SurE, which translates to MRRLLLSNDDGVHAPGLRALHDALAPHARLRVVAPDRDKSGASNSLTLTRPLSLTDMDNGFYSVDGTPADCVYLGVNGVWEERPDLVISGINHGGNLGDDVLYSGTVAAAMEGRNLGMPAIAMSLVGSRHFDTAGRVAASLVGAADQLSLPPRSLLNVNVPDLPWDQIQGFRVTRLGYRGPASRPLEVRDPRGRVRWWIAAAGENADDGADTDFAAVEAGYVSITPLQTDLTRHAAISDVQGWLDALT; encoded by the coding sequence ATGCGCCGACTGCTGCTTTCCAACGACGACGGCGTCCATGCCCCGGGCCTGCGTGCCCTGCATGACGCCCTGGCGCCCCACGCCCGGCTGCGCGTGGTGGCACCGGACCGCGACAAGAGCGGGGCCAGCAACTCCCTGACCCTGACCCGGCCGCTGTCGCTGACCGACATGGACAACGGCTTCTACAGCGTCGACGGCACCCCGGCAGACTGCGTCTACCTGGGGGTCAACGGCGTCTGGGAGGAGAGACCTGACCTGGTGATCTCCGGCATCAACCACGGCGGTAACCTCGGCGACGACGTGCTCTACTCCGGCACCGTGGCCGCCGCCATGGAGGGGCGCAACCTGGGCATGCCGGCCATCGCCATGTCGCTTGTGGGCTCGCGCCACTTCGATACCGCCGGGCGCGTGGCGGCGAGCCTGGTGGGCGCCGCCGACCAGCTCTCCCTGCCGCCGCGCAGCCTGCTCAACGTCAACGTCCCGGACCTGCCCTGGGACCAGATCCAGGGCTTCCGGGTCACCCGCCTGGGCTATCGCGGTCCGGCCTCGCGGCCCCTCGAGGTGCGCGACCCCCGCGGCCGGGTGCGCTGGTGGATCGCCGCCGCCGGTGAGAACGCCGACGACGGCGCCGATACCGACTTCGCCGCCGTCGAGGCCGGCTACGTTTCCATCACCCCGCTGCAGACCGACCTGACCCGGCATGCGGCGATCAGTGACGTACAGGGCTGGCTGGATGCACTCACCTGA
- a CDS encoding protein-L-isoaspartate(D-aspartate) O-methyltransferase, with the protein MHSPERLPALVRGVGMTSQRTRDRMVARLADQGIRDARVLATMAAEPRHLFLDEALAHRAYEDTALPIGHGQTLSQPWMVARMTELVLEAAPSRVLEIGTGSGYQTLILARLVPELWSIERINALHRRAAERLRLLEAQGAQLRLADGGHGWPEEAPFDVILLTACAGELPAPLLAQLAEGGVLITPLADARGRQWLTRVRRQGDTFEQQRLESVRFVPLLEGVIR; encoded by the coding sequence ATGCACTCACCTGAACGACTGCCGGCGCTGGTGCGGGGAGTGGGCATGACCTCCCAGCGCACCCGCGACCGCATGGTGGCCAGGTTGGCCGATCAGGGCATCCGCGATGCCCGCGTGCTGGCCACCATGGCCGCCGAACCGCGCCACCTCTTCCTGGACGAGGCGCTGGCCCATCGCGCCTACGAGGACACCGCGCTGCCCATCGGCCATGGCCAGACCCTCTCCCAGCCGTGGATGGTGGCCAGGATGACCGAGCTGGTGCTGGAGGCGGCCCCCTCCCGGGTGCTGGAGATCGGCACCGGCTCGGGCTACCAGACCCTGATCCTGGCGCGGCTGGTGCCGGAACTCTGGTCCATCGAGCGGATCAATGCCCTGCACCGCCGCGCCGCCGAGCGCCTGCGCCTGCTGGAGGCCCAGGGTGCACAGCTGCGCCTGGCCGATGGCGGCCACGGCTGGCCGGAGGAGGCCCCCTTCGATGTCATCCTGCTCACCGCCTGTGCCGGTGAGCTGCCCGCCCCGCTGCTGGCCCAGCTGGCCGAGGGGGGGGTGCTGATCACGCCGCTGGCCGATGCCCGGGGGCGCCAGTGGCTGACCCGCGTGCGGCGCCAGGGCGACACATTCGAACAGCAGCGCCTGGAGTCGGTTCGCTTCGTGCCGCTGCTGGAAGGCGTCATTCGTTGA
- a CDS encoding DUF368 domain-containing protein, which produces MKRYPGIFLRGAGMGAADAVPGVSGGTIAFVTGIYEELIHTIKQFGPSAFVAWRRGGLPMLIAHLNLGFVVPLLAGIAASLISVAHLVVWLMEDHPLLLNGFFFGLVAASALVVGRHPTDWRWWHIAPLVAGLLLAHFLPAVMPLITLLGSPNLMLIVGGAIAISALLLPGVSGSFLLLTMGLYGTVMQGIRTFDLGLIAVFGVGCLIGLFFFSRLLSWLLRRHHAATLQLLLGFIVGSLPVLWPWRELVRYQLGPEGQMIPLDYRYLTPGDFALLTGESAQLPAVAALMLAGLALVLLLDRTGRRPAAVSTPKGANKEDASDA; this is translated from the coding sequence TTGAAGCGTTATCCAGGAATCTTTCTCAGGGGCGCCGGAATGGGGGCCGCCGATGCGGTCCCGGGGGTCTCGGGCGGCACCATCGCCTTCGTCACCGGCATCTACGAGGAGCTGATTCACACCATCAAGCAGTTCGGGCCCAGCGCCTTCGTGGCCTGGCGCCGCGGCGGCCTGCCGATGCTGATCGCCCACCTCAACCTGGGCTTCGTGGTGCCGCTGCTGGCCGGCATCGCCGCCAGCCTGATCAGCGTCGCCCACCTGGTGGTGTGGCTGATGGAGGACCATCCGCTGCTGCTCAACGGCTTCTTCTTCGGCCTGGTGGCGGCCTCGGCCCTGGTGGTGGGGCGCCATCCCACCGACTGGCGATGGTGGCACATCGCCCCGCTGGTGGCGGGGCTGCTGCTGGCCCACTTCCTGCCGGCGGTGATGCCGCTGATCACCCTGCTCGGCAGCCCCAACCTGATGCTCATCGTGGGCGGTGCCATCGCCATCAGCGCGCTGCTGCTGCCCGGAGTCTCCGGGAGCTTCCTGCTGCTCACCATGGGGCTCTATGGCACCGTGATGCAGGGCATCCGCACCTTCGACCTGGGCCTGATCGCCGTGTTCGGGGTGGGCTGCCTGATCGGCCTGTTCTTCTTCTCTCGCCTGCTCTCCTGGCTGCTGCGCCGCCACCATGCGGCCACCCTCCAGCTGCTGCTTGGCTTCATCGTGGGATCGCTGCCGGTACTCTGGCCGTGGCGCGAACTGGTACGCTATCAGCTCGGCCCCGAGGGGCAGATGATCCCGCTGGACTATCGCTATCTCACCCCGGGCGACTTCGCCCTGCTCACCGGCGAATCGGCCCAGCTGCCGGCGGTGGCCGCGCTGATGCTGGCCGGCCTGGCCCTGGTCCTGCTGCTGGATCGTACCGGCCGGCGTCCGGCCGCCGTGAGCACGCCCAAGGGGGCGAACAAGGAGGATGCTTCCGATGCGTAA
- a CDS encoding peptidoglycan DD-metalloendopeptidase family protein produces MRKAMMISALALAMAGCAAQQQGQAPQVRDLSASRERAPASHYTVETGDTLYGIAWRHNMDYRDLARLNRIGPPYQIQPGQRLVLDAEGPGPARDEGVTAVASTPGVVATPLGGGQPPADVESGSMEWLLPDGTTEQGRRLSAQSLDEADGPTQVAMEGAMEAAGGTTGPGPIYDATTPGADGSPAPDRSSRSYTPVDEVNWRWPADGEIVGRFGEGGSITAGIDIAGQKGQPVRAAGPGIVVYAGSGVRGYGNLILLKHNDEYLSAYAHNDSLRVRENDVVEAGEVIATMGDSDAEDVRLHFEVRKNGQPQDPLNYLPSR; encoded by the coding sequence ATGCGTAAGGCAATGATGATTTCCGCGCTGGCCCTGGCCATGGCCGGCTGTGCCGCCCAGCAGCAGGGCCAGGCGCCGCAGGTCCGCGACCTGTCCGCCAGCCGCGAGCGCGCTCCCGCCTCCCACTACACCGTGGAGACGGGCGATACCCTCTATGGCATCGCCTGGCGCCACAACATGGACTACCGCGACCTGGCACGTCTAAACCGCATTGGCCCCCCCTACCAGATCCAGCCGGGCCAGCGCCTGGTGCTGGACGCGGAAGGCCCGGGACCGGCCCGCGACGAGGGCGTCACCGCCGTGGCCAGCACGCCCGGCGTGGTGGCCACCCCCCTGGGTGGTGGCCAGCCCCCCGCCGATGTCGAGAGCGGCAGCATGGAGTGGCTGCTGCCCGACGGCACCACCGAGCAGGGCCGTCGGCTCTCCGCCCAGTCCCTGGACGAGGCCGACGGCCCGACCCAGGTGGCCATGGAGGGGGCCATGGAGGCCGCCGGCGGCACGACGGGCCCCGGCCCCATCTATGACGCCACGACGCCCGGCGCCGACGGCAGCCCGGCGCCGGATCGCAGCTCGCGCAGCTACACGCCGGTGGACGAGGTCAACTGGCGCTGGCCCGCCGACGGCGAGATCGTCGGTCGTTTCGGCGAGGGCGGCAGCATCACCGCCGGCATTGATATCGCTGGGCAAAAGGGGCAACCTGTCAGAGCGGCCGGTCCGGGGATCGTCGTCTATGCGGGCAGCGGGGTGCGGGGCTACGGCAACCTGATCCTGCTCAAGCACAATGACGAGTACCTGAGCGCCTACGCCCACAACGACTCCCTGCGCGTGCGCGAGAACGATGTGGTCGAGGCCGGTGAGGTCATTGCGACCATGGGCGACAGCGACGCCGAGGACGTGCGACTGCACTTCGAGGTGCGCAAGAACGGCCAGCCGCAGGACCCCCTGAACTACCTGCCGTCCCGCTGA
- the rpoS gene encoding RNA polymerase sigma factor RpoS, translating into MLERDLQDVNLDTLEEKDDAVVDDVADELDDDHDDTESRRDDEEAFEKALSREDRYSNHSLDATQIYLNEIGFSPLLTPEEEVYYGRLARKGDPAGRARMIESNLRLVVKIARRYLNRGLSLLDLIEEGNLGLIRAVEKFDPERGFRFSTYATWWIRQTIERALMNQTRTIRLPIHVVKELNIYLRAARELTQKLDHEATAEEIAEHLDKPVEAVKKMMGLNERISSVDYPVGGDSDKPLIETLADDNDLGPESSLLDGDIKQHVDEWLSELTEKQMEVVVRRFGLRGHEAATLEQVGEEIGLTRERVRQIQVEALKKLRRVLDKQGLSLDSIFA; encoded by the coding sequence ATGCTTGAACGGGACCTTCAGGATGTGAATCTCGACACGCTCGAGGAGAAGGACGACGCGGTAGTGGATGACGTTGCCGACGAACTGGACGACGACCACGACGACACGGAAAGCCGTCGTGACGACGAGGAGGCCTTCGAGAAGGCGCTGAGTCGCGAGGATCGCTACAGCAACCACAGCCTCGATGCCACCCAGATCTACCTCAACGAGATCGGCTTCTCGCCGCTGCTGACCCCGGAGGAGGAGGTCTACTACGGCCGCCTGGCCCGCAAGGGGGATCCGGCCGGGCGCGCGAGGATGATCGAGTCCAACCTGCGTCTGGTGGTCAAGATCGCCCGGCGCTACCTAAACCGCGGCCTGTCGCTGCTCGACCTGATCGAGGAGGGCAACCTCGGCCTGATCCGCGCGGTCGAGAAGTTCGATCCCGAGCGTGGCTTCCGCTTCTCCACCTATGCCACCTGGTGGATCCGCCAGACCATCGAGCGGGCGCTCATGAACCAGACCCGCACCATCCGCCTGCCCATTCACGTGGTCAAGGAGCTCAACATCTACCTGCGTGCGGCCCGCGAGCTGACCCAGAAGCTCGACCACGAGGCCACCGCCGAGGAGATCGCCGAGCACCTCGACAAGCCGGTGGAGGCGGTCAAGAAGATGATGGGCCTCAACGAGCGCATCTCCTCGGTGGACTACCCGGTAGGCGGCGACAGCGACAAGCCGCTGATCGAGACCCTGGCCGACGACAACGACCTGGGCCCCGAGTCCTCGCTGCTCGATGGCGACATCAAGCAGCACGTCGACGAGTGGCTCTCCGAGCTCACCGAGAAGCAGATGGAGGTGGTGGTGCGTCGCTTCGGCCTGCGCGGCCACGAGGCGGCGACCCTCGAGCAGGTGGGCGAGGAGATCGGCCTGACCCGCGAGCGGGTCCGCCAGATCCAGGTCGAGGCGCTCAAGAAGCTGCGCCGGGTGCTCGACAAGCAGGGACTCTCGCTGGATTCGATCTTCGCCTAG